One window of Puntigrus tetrazona isolate hp1 chromosome 14, ASM1883169v1, whole genome shotgun sequence genomic DNA carries:
- the LOC122358162 gene encoding potassium/sodium hyperpolarization-activated cyclic nucleotide-gated channel 3 — protein MDGGTGASARNGDSKRRSKSSLPSPGYRLSQASLEGDRRLSIMSSTRDTGPFRPGTAAGTPTTPLPHAGSAPPTVQRSVGFASRAALASSSSSGTGMVVVAAGPETTTTTTAAGTPETGPGLDGEDYSYSNQSTFIQRQFGAMLQPGVNKFSLRMFGSHKAVALEQERLRSAGAWIIHPYSDFRFCWDLLMLLLMVGNLIILPVGITFFKDENTPPWIIFNVVSDTLFLVDLVLNFRTGIVKEDSTEILLDPKAIRQRYLKSWFLVDFVSSIPVDYIFLMVDLEAHLDSEVYRTARALRIVRFTKILSLLRLLRLSRLIRYIHQWEEIFHMTYDLASAMVRIVNLIGMMLLLCHWDGCLQFLVPMLQDFPPDCWVSKNNMVNDTWGIQYTYALFKAMSHMLCIGYGAQAPEGMTDVWLTMLSMIVGATCYAMFIGHATALIQSLDSSRRQYQEKYKQVEQYMSFHKLPADVRQKIHEYYEHRYQGKMFDEDNILGELSEPLKEEIVSFNCRSLVANMPLFANADPNFVTAVLTKLKFEVFQPNDFIIREGTVGRKMYFIQHGRVSVLTRGNKETKLSDGSYFGEICLLTRGRRTASVRADTYCRLYSLSVDSFNEVLEEHPMMRRAFETVAADRLDRIGKKNSILLRKTSQGGSVAGSSLGRGGGSRGGGAGGAGLGSCDSVLVQQIVKHDSMPTMQDIAAGTRGSTGGTVSPRPHPVIWAPLVHAPLQTAAATTNVAIALMHQQQQQQQLQQQLQQQHALGAAIFLPSALPISPSPTSCPLSPPRPPILHPRQSLSSLISVMGGIPPRGVPSSVTPTPSPSTIGPTAVGMTPSGGGVAKTPPTPASSVPAPLQAGRTLHYSLRLHTEPTTSPVHKVPPPSSAVSVEGRNVGSAPQGPKEALLRHVGGGSTQGLPMIGRLTQEARLLSASQPTLPHRSWASVQPHPPLHRKASGGNLLPAPFALSSGLARGGSAGVLSSNTPGATQAPTQTPLLLTHTTPLTSAPGSAPSPLSPFSSSPKQTPLCSTNPPLSLSATSSGLGVPQTQRTKPGTAISTPPSTSPPPCLRPSSPSQSTSTSPTSSAGTSLAQNSRTKPSQTPPPPSPLSCTTNSTPTITPSQTPTPTRTPTPVQTPIQTPTQSRTPVAIQPQSQGRCPTPVQIPAAVQTSTSTQSLLPAQTPSKLLSSTLSQSSAVQMPAAVHVLGPPSTCSTVSSQTQTQTTIQTPSTSWTPGSPVNTPVQSGPSTPVLTQSQAQAPPAKAPAAAPSLSPSSTPSSAASQPQKLAASLTQTLNIMSTPTLSPSSISASTASSPTVHQSISTSTKEAKKEQDLPQTQRDSETKRQKYPANM, from the exons ATGGATGGTGGCACCGGGGCTTCCGCGCGGAACGGAGACTCTAAGCGGCGCAGTAAGAGCAGCCTGCCGTCTCCCGGTTACCGTCTCTCCCAGGCGTCTCTGGAGGGCGACCGCCGCCTCTCCATCATGAGCTCCACGCGCGATACCGGCCCGTTTCGACCGGGCACCGCCGCCGGGACCCCGACCACCCCTCTGCCTCACGCCGGTTCCGCGCCGCCCACCGTGCAGCGCTCCGTGGGTTTCGCCTCGCGAGCCGCTCTggcgtcctcctcctcctccggcACCGGGATGGTCGTGGTCGCCGCAGGACCCGagaccaccaccaccaccacggCGGCCGGGACCCCGGAGACCGGACCGGGGCTGGACGGAGAGGATTACAGCTACTCGAACCAGTCCACCTTCATCCAGAGGCAGTTCGGAGCCATGCTGCAGCCCGGAGTCAACAAGTTCTCGCTCCGCATGTTCGGCAGCCACAAGGCCGTGGCCCTGGAGCAGGAGAGACTCAGGTCCGCCGGAGCCTGGATCATACACCCCTACAGCGACTTCAg GTTCTGCTGGGATCTCCTCATGCTGCTGCTGATGGTGGGGAACCTCATCATCCTCCCGGTGGGCATCACCTTCTTCAAGGATGAGAACACTCCTCCGTGGATCATCTTTAACGTGGTGTCAGACACGCTCTTCCTGGTGGATCTGGTGCTGAACTTCCGCACCGGGATCGTGAAGGAGGACAGTACAGAGATCCTGCTGGACCCTAAGGCCATCCGCCAGCGCTACCTGAAGAGCTGGTTCCTCGTGGACTTCGTGTCCTCCATCCCGGTGGATTACATCTTCTTGATGGTGGACCTGGAAGCTCACCTGGACTCAGAg GTGTACCGGACGGCCCGAGCACTGCGGATCGTTCGATTCACCAAGATCCTGAGTCTGCTGCGCCTGCTACGTCTGTCCAGACTCATACGCTACATCCACCAGTGGGAGGAg ATCTTCCACATGACCTACGACCTGGCCAGCGCGATGGTGCGGATCGTCAATCTGATCGGCATGATGCTGCTGCTGTGTCACTGGGACGGGTGTCTGCAGTTCCTGGTGCCCATGCTGCAGGACTTCCCCCCCGACTGCTGGGTCTCCAAGAACAACATGGTG AATGACACGTGGGGCATCCAATATACATACGCACTGTTCAAGGCCATGAGCCACATGCTGTGCATTGGTTACGGCGCTCAGGCTCCAGAGGGAATGACGGACGTCTGGCTCACGATGCTTAGCATGATCGTGGGTGCAACCTGCTACGCCATGTTCATCGGTCACGCCACGGCCCTCATCCAGTCTCTGGACTCCTCACGCAGACAGTACCAAGAAAAG TATAAGCAGGTGGAGCAGTACATGTCATTCCATAAGCTTCCAGCAGATGTCAGGCAGAAGATCCATGAGTATTATGAACATCGATACCAGGGCAAGATGTTTGACGAGGACAACATTCTGGGAGAGCTAAGCGAGCCCTTAAAGGAG GAAATTGTTAGCTTTAACTGCCGAAGTTTGGTGGCTAACATGCCGCTCTTCGCTAATGCCGACCCAAACTTCGTAACGGCAGTGCTGACGAAGTTGAAGTTTGAGGTGTTCCAGCCCAATGACTTCATCATTCGTGAGGGAACTGTTGGTcgtaaaatgtatttcatccAGCATGGACGGGTCAGTGTACTAACTCGTGGCAACAAGGAGACCAAGCTCAGCGATGGGTCATACTTTGGAG AGATCTGTCTGTTGACACGCGGCAGGAGGACAGCTAGTGTCCGAGCAGATACATACTGTAGACTGTACTCCCTCAGTGTGGACAGTTTCAATGAGGTTCTGGAAGAGCATCCCATGATGAGACGGGCATTCGAGACGGTGGCGGCAGACAGACTTGATCGCATTG GTAAGAAGAACTCAATTTTGTTGCGCAAGACCTCACAGGGAGGATCTGTAGCAGGCAGCAGTTTGGGACGGGGTGGAGGGAGCCGcggaggaggagcaggaggcgCCGGTCTGGGTTCTTGTGACAGTGTTCTGGTCCAGCAGATTGTGAAGCACGATAGCATGCCTACCATGCAGGACATCGCTGCTGGCACCCGAGGCAGCACAGGAGGCACAGTTTCACCTCGACCTCACCCAGTGATCTGGGCACCGCTGGTCCACGCTCCCCTGCAGACGGCCGCTGCCACCACCAATGTGGCCATTGCCTTGATGCatcagcaacagcagcagcaacagttGCAGCAGCAGctacaacaacaacatgctCTTGGAGCTGCCATTTTCCTTCCTTCCGCTCTTCCCATCTCGCCATCACCTACATCCTGTCCGCTTTCTCCTCCCCGTCCACCCATACTACACCCTCGGCAGTCACTCAGTTCTCTCATCAGTGTAATGGGTGGGATACCTCCTCGAGGAGTCCCGTCTTCTGTAACTCCTACACCCTCGCCCTCTACTATTGGACCGACCGCTGTGGGCATGACTCCATCAGGGGGTGGAGTTGCAAAAACTCCTCCTACACCTGCTTCATCAGTGCCTGCCCCCCTGCAGGCTGGAAGAACACTTCATTACAGTCTCCGTCTCCACACGGAGCCCACAACATCACCTGTCCATAAAGTCCCTCCTCCCTCTTCAGCAGTGTCCGTTGAAGGCCGCAATGTTGGCTCCGCTCCACAGGGGCCAAAAGAGGCTTTATTGCGGCATGTTGGAGGAGGCAGCACCCAGGGCCTCCCCATGATTGGTCGGCTTACTCAGGAGGCCAGACTGCTCTCCGCCTCTCAGCCGACTCTACCCCACCGCAGCTGGGCGAGTGTGCAACCTCACCCGCCTCTCCATCGTAAAGCATCTGGAGGAAATCTGCTTCCAGCACCCTTTGCTTTGTCGTCAGGACTTGCTAGAGGAGGAAGCGCAGGTGTTTTGAGCTCAAACACACCTGGTGCCACCCAGGCGCCGACACAAACACCCCTGCTGTTGACACATACAACTCCACTCACATCAGCTCCAGGATCAGCTCCATCACCCCTTTCCCCCTTCTCATCCTCCCCGAAGCAAACCCCTCTTTGTTCCACCAACCCTCCTTTATCCCTCTCTGCCACATCTTCTGGTCTAGGGGTTCCTCAAACCCAGCGAACCAAACCAGGCACTGCGATATCTACTCCACCTTCAACGTCTCCTCCTCCTTGCCTACGCCCATCTTCTCCTTCCCAGTCCACCTCCACCTCTCCAACTTCATCTGCTGGCACCTCTTTGGCTCAGAATTCCCGTACCAAACCCTCTCAGACTCCTCCTCCACCATCCCCATTATCCTGCACCACCAACTCAACGCCCACCATCACTCCTTCACAAACCCCCACCCCAACTCGAACCCCAACCCCTGTTCAAACCCCTATTCAGACTCCCACCCAATCTAGAACACCAGTGGCCATCCAACCCCAATCCCAGGGGCGGTGTCCAACTCCTGTCCAGATCCCAGCAGCTGTACAGACTTCGACCTCCACTCAGAGTCTACTTCCTGCCCAGACTCCAAGTAAACTTCTGAGTTCCACACTGAGCCAGAGCTCTGCAGTCCAGATGCCAGCTGCTGTCCATGTTCTTGGTCCTCCTTCGACCTGTTCTACAGTCTCCAGtcaaacccaaacccaaactACCATACAGACTCCCAGCACTTCCTGGACCCCAGGCTCTCCTGTCAATACCCCAGTCCAAAGTGGACCATCAACACCTGTTCTGACCCAATCACAGGCACAAGCTCCACCTGCTAAAGCCCCTGCTGCTGCACCATCACTTTCTCCCTCATCAACTCCATCCTCAGCTGCTTCACAGCCACAGAAGCTTGCTGCTAGCCTAACTCAGACCTTAAACATTATGTCCACTCCAACCTTAAGTCCATCTTCCATTTCTGCTTCCACTGCCTCTTCACCAACAGTGCACCAGTCCATCTCCACTTCAACAAAAGAGGCAAAGAAAGAGCAAGACTTGCCTCAGACAcagagagattcagagacaaagagacagaaatATCCTGCTAATATGTGA
- the pklr gene encoding pyruvate kinase PKLR isoform X1: MSSRVCSRDEYFRRMCGKINDSRIRRYSDVMALPDSFIQKQQLDASMADTFLEHLCLLDIDQEPITARNTSIICTIGPASRSITKLQEMVKAGMNIARLNFSHGSHEYHGETIHNIREAVETLTSDPLYYRPVAIALDTKGPEIRSGLVKGSADAEVTLERGASVRVVTAEADRDKTDGSVIWMDYPSLPHVLKKGSRIFIDDGLLALKVLEIGETWVEARVENGGILGSRKGVNLPGAELVNLPAVSDRDRSDLLFGVEQDVDIIFASFIRSAEDVKAVRKVLGAKGQNIKIISKVESRQGVQNFEEILKESDGIMVARGDLGIEIPAEKVFIAQKMMIGRCNSAGKPVICATQMLESMVHHTRPTRAESSDVANAVLDGADCVMLSGETAKGHFPVEAVAMMHSICREAEAAIFHQQLFEELRRLTPLSSDPTEVTAIGAVESSFKCCAGAIIILTTSGRSAHLLSRYRPRCPIIAVTRNMQVARQSQLLRGVFPAFFRAPPADVWADDVDNRVTFAMDIGKARGFFRTGDMVIVVTGWSPGSGHTNIMRAVTVP; encoded by the exons ATGAGTTCTAGAGTGTGTTCTAGAGATGAGTATTTCAGACGGATGTGtggtaaaataaatgatt ctCGTATCAGGCGTTACTCAGACGTCATGGCTCTGCCGGACTCCTTCATTCAGAAGCAGCAGTTGGATGCATCAATGGCGGACACGTTTCTGGAGCATCTGTGTCTGCTGGACATCGATCAGGAGCCGATCACTGCACGTAACACCAGCATCATCTGCACCATCG gccCCGCCTCACGCTCCATCACCAAGCTGCAGGAGATGGTGAAGGCTGGTATGAACATCGCCAGACTGAACTTCTCTCACGGCTCtcatgag TATCATGGAGAGACGATCCATAACATTCGTGAGGCGGTGGAgacgctgacctctgacccacTGTACTACAGGCCTGTGGCCATCGCTCTGGACACCAAAGGACCGGAGATCCGCAGCGGCCTGGTTAAAGGG tcTGCAGATGCTGAGGTGACGCTGGAGCGAGGAGCTTCGGTTCGAGTGGTGACAGCAGAGGCAGACCGTGATAAGACGGACGGGTCGGTGATCTGGATGGATTATCCCAGCCTGCCTCATGTGCTCAAGAAAGGAAGCAGGATATTCATTGATGACGGTCTCCTCGCTCTCAAAGTCCTGGAGATTG GTGAGACGTGGGTGGAGGCTCGTGTTGAGAACGGTGGCATTCTGGGTAGTCGTAAAGGTGTGAATCTGCCAGGGGCGGAGCTGGTGAACCTGCCAGCGGTGAGCGACCGTGACCGATCCGACCTGCTGTTCGGTGTGGAGCAGGACGTGGACATCATCTTCGCCTCCTTCATCCGCTCTGCTGAGGACGTGAAGGCAGTGAGAAAGGTGCTGGGAGCCAAAGGACAGAACATCAAGATCATCAGCAAAGTGGAGAGCAGACAGGGCGTTCAGAA TTTTGAGGAGATCCTGAAGGAGAGCGACGGCATCATGGTGGCTCGTGGTGACCTGGGCATCGAGATCCCAGCGGAGAAAGTCTTCATCGCTCAAAAGATGATGATTGGACGCTGTAATTCTGCAGGCAAACCCGTGATCTGTGCCACACAG atgctGGAGAGTATGGTCCATCACACACGTCCCACCCGTGCAGAGAGCAGTGATGTGGCCAATGCGGTGCTGGACGGAGCCGACTGTGTCATGCTGTCTGGTGAGACGGCCAAAGGACACTTCCCTGTAGAAGCTGTCGCCATGATGCACTCG atcTGTCGTGAGGCCGAGGCGGCCATCTTTCATCAGCAGCTGTTTGAAGAGCTGCGCCGCTTGACCCCTCTGAGCTCCGACCCCACAGAGGTCACGGCTATCGGAGCCGTCGAGTCGTCCTTCAAATGCTGCGCTGGAgccatcatcatcctcaccaCCTCCGGCAG gtCTGCTCATTTATTATCTCGGTATCGTCCTCGGTGTCCGATCATCGCCGTGACGAGGAACATGCAGGTTGCTCGTCAATCACAGCTGCTCCGCGGAGTTTTTCCCGCCTTCTTCAGAGCTCCGCCCGCAGACGTCTGGGCCGACGACGTGGACAACCGTGTCACTTTTGCCATGGACattg gtaaAGCGCGGGGTTTCTTCAGAACAGGTGATATGGTGATCGTGGTCACTGGCTGGAGTCCTGGATCTGGACACACGAACATCATGAGGGCGGTGACTGTGCCCTGA
- the pklr gene encoding pyruvate kinase PKLR isoform X3, translating into MALPDSFIQKQQLDASMADTFLEHLCLLDIDQEPITARNTSIICTIGPASRSITKLQEMVKAGMNIARLNFSHGSHEYHGETIHNIREAVETLTSDPLYYRPVAIALDTKGPEIRSGLVKGSADAEVTLERGASVRVVTAEADRDKTDGSVIWMDYPSLPHVLKKGSRIFIDDGLLALKVLEIGETWVEARVENGGILGSRKGVNLPGAELVNLPAVSDRDRSDLLFGVEQDVDIIFASFIRSAEDVKAVRKVLGAKGQNIKIISKVESRQGVQNFEEILKESDGIMVARGDLGIEIPAEKVFIAQKMMIGRCNSAGKPVICATQMLESMVHHTRPTRAESSDVANAVLDGADCVMLSGETAKGHFPVEAVAMMHSICREAEAAIFHQQLFEELRRLTPLSSDPTEVTAIGAVESSFKCCAGAIIILTTSGRSAHLLSRYRPRCPIIAVTRNMQVARQSQLLRGVFPAFFRAPPADVWADDVDNRVTFAMDIGKARGFFRTGDMVIVVTGWSPGSGHTNIMRAVTVP; encoded by the exons ATGGCTCTGCCGGACTCCTTCATTCAGAAGCAGCAGTTGGATGCATCAATGGCGGACACGTTTCTGGAGCATCTGTGTCTGCTGGACATCGATCAGGAGCCGATCACTGCACGTAACACCAGCATCATCTGCACCATCG gccCCGCCTCACGCTCCATCACCAAGCTGCAGGAGATGGTGAAGGCTGGTATGAACATCGCCAGACTGAACTTCTCTCACGGCTCtcatgag TATCATGGAGAGACGATCCATAACATTCGTGAGGCGGTGGAgacgctgacctctgacccacTGTACTACAGGCCTGTGGCCATCGCTCTGGACACCAAAGGACCGGAGATCCGCAGCGGCCTGGTTAAAGGG tcTGCAGATGCTGAGGTGACGCTGGAGCGAGGAGCTTCGGTTCGAGTGGTGACAGCAGAGGCAGACCGTGATAAGACGGACGGGTCGGTGATCTGGATGGATTATCCCAGCCTGCCTCATGTGCTCAAGAAAGGAAGCAGGATATTCATTGATGACGGTCTCCTCGCTCTCAAAGTCCTGGAGATTG GTGAGACGTGGGTGGAGGCTCGTGTTGAGAACGGTGGCATTCTGGGTAGTCGTAAAGGTGTGAATCTGCCAGGGGCGGAGCTGGTGAACCTGCCAGCGGTGAGCGACCGTGACCGATCCGACCTGCTGTTCGGTGTGGAGCAGGACGTGGACATCATCTTCGCCTCCTTCATCCGCTCTGCTGAGGACGTGAAGGCAGTGAGAAAGGTGCTGGGAGCCAAAGGACAGAACATCAAGATCATCAGCAAAGTGGAGAGCAGACAGGGCGTTCAGAA TTTTGAGGAGATCCTGAAGGAGAGCGACGGCATCATGGTGGCTCGTGGTGACCTGGGCATCGAGATCCCAGCGGAGAAAGTCTTCATCGCTCAAAAGATGATGATTGGACGCTGTAATTCTGCAGGCAAACCCGTGATCTGTGCCACACAG atgctGGAGAGTATGGTCCATCACACACGTCCCACCCGTGCAGAGAGCAGTGATGTGGCCAATGCGGTGCTGGACGGAGCCGACTGTGTCATGCTGTCTGGTGAGACGGCCAAAGGACACTTCCCTGTAGAAGCTGTCGCCATGATGCACTCG atcTGTCGTGAGGCCGAGGCGGCCATCTTTCATCAGCAGCTGTTTGAAGAGCTGCGCCGCTTGACCCCTCTGAGCTCCGACCCCACAGAGGTCACGGCTATCGGAGCCGTCGAGTCGTCCTTCAAATGCTGCGCTGGAgccatcatcatcctcaccaCCTCCGGCAG gtCTGCTCATTTATTATCTCGGTATCGTCCTCGGTGTCCGATCATCGCCGTGACGAGGAACATGCAGGTTGCTCGTCAATCACAGCTGCTCCGCGGAGTTTTTCCCGCCTTCTTCAGAGCTCCGCCCGCAGACGTCTGGGCCGACGACGTGGACAACCGTGTCACTTTTGCCATGGACattg gtaaAGCGCGGGGTTTCTTCAGAACAGGTGATATGGTGATCGTGGTCACTGGCTGGAGTCCTGGATCTGGACACACGAACATCATGAGGGCGGTGACTGTGCCCTGA
- the pklr gene encoding pyruvate kinase PKLR isoform X2, which translates to MGARIRRYSDVMALPDSFIQKQQLDASMADTFLEHLCLLDIDQEPITARNTSIICTIGPASRSITKLQEMVKAGMNIARLNFSHGSHEYHGETIHNIREAVETLTSDPLYYRPVAIALDTKGPEIRSGLVKGSADAEVTLERGASVRVVTAEADRDKTDGSVIWMDYPSLPHVLKKGSRIFIDDGLLALKVLEIGETWVEARVENGGILGSRKGVNLPGAELVNLPAVSDRDRSDLLFGVEQDVDIIFASFIRSAEDVKAVRKVLGAKGQNIKIISKVESRQGVQNFEEILKESDGIMVARGDLGIEIPAEKVFIAQKMMIGRCNSAGKPVICATQMLESMVHHTRPTRAESSDVANAVLDGADCVMLSGETAKGHFPVEAVAMMHSICREAEAAIFHQQLFEELRRLTPLSSDPTEVTAIGAVESSFKCCAGAIIILTTSGRSAHLLSRYRPRCPIIAVTRNMQVARQSQLLRGVFPAFFRAPPADVWADDVDNRVTFAMDIGKARGFFRTGDMVIVVTGWSPGSGHTNIMRAVTVP; encoded by the exons ATGGGAG ctCGTATCAGGCGTTACTCAGACGTCATGGCTCTGCCGGACTCCTTCATTCAGAAGCAGCAGTTGGATGCATCAATGGCGGACACGTTTCTGGAGCATCTGTGTCTGCTGGACATCGATCAGGAGCCGATCACTGCACGTAACACCAGCATCATCTGCACCATCG gccCCGCCTCACGCTCCATCACCAAGCTGCAGGAGATGGTGAAGGCTGGTATGAACATCGCCAGACTGAACTTCTCTCACGGCTCtcatgag TATCATGGAGAGACGATCCATAACATTCGTGAGGCGGTGGAgacgctgacctctgacccacTGTACTACAGGCCTGTGGCCATCGCTCTGGACACCAAAGGACCGGAGATCCGCAGCGGCCTGGTTAAAGGG tcTGCAGATGCTGAGGTGACGCTGGAGCGAGGAGCTTCGGTTCGAGTGGTGACAGCAGAGGCAGACCGTGATAAGACGGACGGGTCGGTGATCTGGATGGATTATCCCAGCCTGCCTCATGTGCTCAAGAAAGGAAGCAGGATATTCATTGATGACGGTCTCCTCGCTCTCAAAGTCCTGGAGATTG GTGAGACGTGGGTGGAGGCTCGTGTTGAGAACGGTGGCATTCTGGGTAGTCGTAAAGGTGTGAATCTGCCAGGGGCGGAGCTGGTGAACCTGCCAGCGGTGAGCGACCGTGACCGATCCGACCTGCTGTTCGGTGTGGAGCAGGACGTGGACATCATCTTCGCCTCCTTCATCCGCTCTGCTGAGGACGTGAAGGCAGTGAGAAAGGTGCTGGGAGCCAAAGGACAGAACATCAAGATCATCAGCAAAGTGGAGAGCAGACAGGGCGTTCAGAA TTTTGAGGAGATCCTGAAGGAGAGCGACGGCATCATGGTGGCTCGTGGTGACCTGGGCATCGAGATCCCAGCGGAGAAAGTCTTCATCGCTCAAAAGATGATGATTGGACGCTGTAATTCTGCAGGCAAACCCGTGATCTGTGCCACACAG atgctGGAGAGTATGGTCCATCACACACGTCCCACCCGTGCAGAGAGCAGTGATGTGGCCAATGCGGTGCTGGACGGAGCCGACTGTGTCATGCTGTCTGGTGAGACGGCCAAAGGACACTTCCCTGTAGAAGCTGTCGCCATGATGCACTCG atcTGTCGTGAGGCCGAGGCGGCCATCTTTCATCAGCAGCTGTTTGAAGAGCTGCGCCGCTTGACCCCTCTGAGCTCCGACCCCACAGAGGTCACGGCTATCGGAGCCGTCGAGTCGTCCTTCAAATGCTGCGCTGGAgccatcatcatcctcaccaCCTCCGGCAG gtCTGCTCATTTATTATCTCGGTATCGTCCTCGGTGTCCGATCATCGCCGTGACGAGGAACATGCAGGTTGCTCGTCAATCACAGCTGCTCCGCGGAGTTTTTCCCGCCTTCTTCAGAGCTCCGCCCGCAGACGTCTGGGCCGACGACGTGGACAACCGTGTCACTTTTGCCATGGACattg gtaaAGCGCGGGGTTTCTTCAGAACAGGTGATATGGTGATCGTGGTCACTGGCTGGAGTCCTGGATCTGGACACACGAACATCATGAGGGCGGTGACTGTGCCCTGA